The Plasmodium yoelii strain 17X genome assembly, chromosome: 14 DNA segment TTCGAAGAAATATTCTGTCGTATTTCCTATTCTGGCCTTTTCATCCTGTTCATCCTGTTCATccttttcatctttttcatctttttcatcttttacatctttttcatctttttcatcttttacatctttttcatcttttacATCTTTTTCATTCTTGTTCAACTCATTTCCTTCCTCTATCGCATCatttttagtattttttttttttccaaatagaataaaattatttctctctttttttattttattcttatttaGACATATACCAGCAAACTCTCTATTATTTTGAACACAGTTTACACCCGTTTTTTTTTGGTATTTATTTtggtatattttttgatatttttttgggtatattttttgatgtGGTATTAAGGACCTATTATAAGGATTTGggttatttataaaaagcGGAGAACTGTTAGTCACAATgctaattttttcattttttacaaacaaataatctgaatttattattaataaacataataatttaagaactaaaaaataaacaaatttatacgacatattattatatgcatgtgcatatacacatattacatataatacGTATATGGTTCATTATTTTGCTAAACACATAAATAACCTTAGTCTTTTACAAtaatttttgaatatttattaaaaaaattattctctttgtcttattttttttttttttatattccaCATATTTGTTATAATTCCCTCTTTCTTATAAcattcttttattatatatatatttttttatttttttttgcatgataaacatatttaaaaaatgttgaaagatttaaaaaacaaaaaaaacaaaaaaacaaaaaaagccaataataataaaaatggaaaaaaaaaaaaagttacaTATTTTGCTTCATAAGCAAAGGCATTTATTAAGGTTAGGaaaaatacatattaaatataacactaaaaatatgaatgtatttgtataaaaattttaaattaattttaaattgtcCAATAAAAAAGTGAAGAAAATTACactattttataaaatcatGAGATTAGATGGaaataaagaataataaatatttatatgggTCTCGTACTGGGATATTAATGGTATATGTGTATAAGCACGCATAACAATTAtcttatttttcatttatcttttttttttttttttttttttctcttatttttgcatttttttttatttttccattttaatgaatttatttattctagtttattttttattttttttttgttgttgTTTAACATTTCGTGATATTACAAAATTGTgcctttatatattttcaatgTTGGTGCAATTAACCATCAAGTATATATGTTCCTTTCCTTATACACAGGAAttgctattattataatatataataatatatatatgtataattatatttatatatgtataattatataatattatatattaattttcatgcatataatatatacatacttaattgatattaaatttttactgatatttttattaaatttttttaaattaaaaaaaaaatatataagatgtTTAATGGGTTATTAACTAATGACTAGATTTTTATTCATGAAAATGATTGGTAAaatatcatataaaaaaaaaaaaaaaaaaaaattataaaaaaaataacaaaggGGAATGCTAATAATTTTCCTTTATTTATACGTTTGATTTAAttattctttaatttttgtttttaatatataacaattttttaagcAAAATTAAATGTTTGGATAATTCATCGAAGAAACAAATGAGTAAATAGTAATATCTcctttataatatatttgtttatattttcataaatattcaaatttttatttttaaaacattacCGACATTATTTAGATAATTCTGTAGGTGTTTCATAGAATTATCATATGCACAGTTTGATGACGTATTAATGAATATGTacacatatatgtgtatattcCATTCTGAATTTAttagttatatatacatcatttaatttaccaattctaataatatatttcacaTCATTACATATAACTTTGGGAAACACGCTTAAATGGGCATAGAATAAGCCAAGATATTAAGTTCATTCCGAGATTGTTTATTATACCATTGTCTTAATTTATCGTTTTATTACagtgatataaataaaaattcccaaaaatttaacacataaaatataagctTATGtatgtttaaatatattgttgtTTCATTTTCCCCTTATATAAAAAGggaataattatatttctcTTCGTTTtggttattaaaataaaaagggtGAAAAATAAAACGAGTTGAAATAGAAGAAGGGGGGAAGAGATTGTAAATTTTAACGGATTTGAagattttatttaaaaaaaaaaaaaaaaaaaaaaaatggttgATGATGAAGAATTAAAGAAGATTCGCTTTACGTTAAGCAAAAAATGGGgaagaataaaatattttttttcatgtttgatatacaaattatttagctatttttataataagaAGAATAAGAAGAAAGatagatatataaatatacatggAAGAACATATCCAAATTTCTTTTGTGATAATAAATTAAGAAGCACAAAATATAGtattttaacatttataccattgtttttattttatcaatttgctgattttttaaatttattttatttatgtgtATCTTTGTTACAAATTATTCCTATATTTAACACAGGATATGTGTTTACATTTGTTGCCCCtttgatttttattatatttattagtttaatAAATGAGGTAGTAGATGATTTGAAAAGATTTATAAAAGATTTGGATgttaataatgaaatatattatactcTGTTACAAAAtggaaattttaaaaaaacatattctAAGGATATTACAGTTGGGGATatcatattaattaaatCAAAACAAAGAGTTCCAGCAGATTGTATTTTATTACGAAATTTAAGTaaagatgaagaaaatgCAATTAAAATTGAGGATAATAAATCGTTTGTAAGTTTTCgagtaaataaaaatagtaatgtttataataaaaaaaagaaaaaaaattattatcattttaatCAAAAATTTGATAATGCATTAATagatgataaatataatgaatcAAACAACAATTATAGTGAAGCTAGTaacaatttattatttagtgaaaatgaaaaatcaCCAAATGGAATGAAAGAAGGAAactatttattaaaagataatGTTGAAGACAGTAATAAAGTTGGTggtaaaaatgaagataatcaaaaaaaaaaaaaaaaaaaaaaaaaattaagaaaaaatggtattaaaaaaaaaaaaaatgataataaacttgtatttaataataattcatcAAATGAAACAGAAAATTATACTTATGTTAAAACTGATAAAATTGATGGAGAAACTGATTGGAAAATTAAATATCCTATAAGTATATTTCAAAATCTAAAAAGATTAAAAGATTTCTTTTCAATAGATATCTTATTTATATTAGAACACCCAAAAAAtgatatctataaaattgAAGCTTCCTTTGTTATGTTTAAATACAATCAATATGGTGAATTTAAAACtgttgaaaataataacattggaaataatattaatgatttaaatatatcaaaattaaATCACATTTCTGACATTTCaaacatattaaataataataataataataataatcaataTAGGTCTAACTCATTTTATGCATTAAAAGATACTGAAATACATGCAAATGATgcaaataaacaaattggaaaatatgaaaaagatGAAGAAGAAGATGATGAAGAAGATGATGAAGATGATGATGAAGATGAAGAGGATGAAGATGACGAAGAGGATGTTgaagatgaagaaaatgaagaagatgttgaagatgaaaaaaataatttattaaaaaaaaaagaaggtgtagaaaatttatcatataaaaatttaggaGATGGAAATGGaaacaattttaataatcGTAGTATGATAAATTTTGTTGACagtgaaaaatatgaagGAAATAATATTGGAACAAGAAATGGAAAAGTAGAAAATCAATTAATATTACCAGGAAATTTTGGAGATAATCAACCAGTTTGTAATGTATTTCCAAATGaagataattataattattataatataagttatagaaaaaaattaaattatgataattttattttatcaaattcAGTTATTACTAGTTCCGATGTTATATGTATGGTTATTTATACAGGTCGTGATACAAGAGTAAATATGAGCACACAAATAAGTAAAGTAAAAAGAGGAATgattgataaaaaattaaatttaataacagtttttttatttattatattagcATTATTTTCTATGTATATGTGTTCTACAAAATTAAACAATTTATGgtatttaaattttgttcgttttattttattattttcatctgtTATTCCAATATCATTAAGtgttaatttaaatattgcCAAAATTTATTACACTTTGGTTATTCAAAAAGATAAAGAAATTCAAACCactattataaaaaatagtgCAATTATAGAAAATTTTGGAAATgttgattatatatttaccGACAAAACTGGAACATTAACTGAAAATGTTATggtattaaaaattattcatataGGTTTAGATGTTATACATactgaaaatgaaaaaagtggattacaaaataatatgagaaataaagttaaaaaaaaatttaataaaaatgttttaccATATAATTTTGAAGATATTAACGAAGATGATGTAGATACAAATTCAATGCATTTAGTTTCAAACTATTCAATAAATGATAGAAAAGAAAAAGgacaaaataatatgattagAGGAGATAAATTATCTGcatataattatgatatagaaaataatagaattaataaaaattatatacaatcATTAAGACAAATAAATACTAAAGCTAATGCAATGAATCAAATTAATATGAATGGAAATGGATATCTTGATTTTGATAGTTATAATGAAAGAATTGGATCTTcacatatgaaaaaaaataatgaaattggaatagaaaaaaattatgttgaagataatgataatatgttttttgaACAATCAAAATTaggaataaataatattatgacATCTGATAAAAGAAATGATTTAATTAAAAGATTCAATAATGtaggaaataataatgatagtaataataatggatCCGATAATcataatttaaatgtaaataattatgaacaaagaaaaaaaaaagttgaaCAAATGGTTGATGattatttaatgaataaaACAGATCTGTTAGATtattataatgataatattgatgatgttgaatttttaaaaaaacataaagtTTTTCAAacttttttatcatttcttatttgtaataatattagaacATTGACTAAAGAacacaataataatgataaagaaaaaggaaaaaaaaagaaagaacaTAAAGAGAAagattttcaaaaaaaattttattatatattaaatgttaatagaaagaaaaaaaataataataataataatagattaaataaaaatgataaaattatcGAAACTAATACTaatgataattatttatatgatgatgatgataataataatgataattttgAAACAAATAGTTCAGAAGATACAGAAACTTTTTCATATTCGGGTATTAGTTATCAATGTTCATCTCCAGATGAATTagcttttttaaaatatgcaACAAATTGtggatttattttaaaaaaaaaaacagctagtaaaattgaaattaaatataaaaatatcgCATTGGAATACGATATATTACTACATATACCCTTTTCATCAGAAACAAAAAGAATGAGTGTTTTTGTTAGGaatgtgaaaaataaaaacatttatttttttattaagggtgctgataatatattaataaaaaaatgtcatgaaaaatataaaacttttatttttgaagAAAGTGACCATTTATCAAGTGTCGGTTTAAGAGTCTTGGTTCATGGATTTCTAAACATTGAAGaacaattttttcataatttctcTACATTATACAATCAAAATAAGGATGTCAAGGGTCAGATGGAAAAAATTTTAGACTTGGTTGAAAAGAATATCAAAGTTTTGGCTATCACAGGTGTTGAAGACAAACTTCAGGAGGTACGCCCCTTCCCCCTTTTCCATTTTGtctattttgtatattttttcctttttcctttttccatttttttccgTTTTTTCCATACTTTCCATATTTTCCATGCTTTccatattttccatattttccatactttccattttttccattttttccattttttccatttttccaCTTTTGCAGGGAGTCGGAAAGACAATCGAAATGCTATACAACAGTGGAATAAAAGTGTGGGTACTTACTGGAGATAAAATAGAAACAGCAATTTGCATTTGCAAAAATGctaatataaagaagaagaaacataatatttatattttccgtcatgaaaatattaaaagcaCATCCCAATTAATACGGGAATTCAATTCAATTTTGAATAACATAGATtcttatgttttattttttgacaatattattatacaaaactgtattaaatatattccgAACGCCTTTGTTGACTTTGTTGCTAATGCAAGAGCAGTGGTAAGTTTgctgataaaaaaaatatataaacatggGACGTAttataaatcaaataaatatgttagaATAATACTATCAGTGTGTACAAATATCCCTGTTAATGCTAGCTATTATGCCCTTTAATTGGGATATATATATGGCTTACTTCTTTATGCCCTTTAATtgggatatatatatatggctTATTTTTGTATGCCCTTTAATTGGGATATATATATGGCTTACTTTTTTATGCCCTTTAatttggatatatatatggcTTACTTCTTTATGCCCTTTAATTGGGATATATATATGACTTACTTTTTTATGTCCTTTAATTGGGATATATATATGACTTACTTTTTTATGTCCTTTAATTGGGATATATATATGACTTACTTTTTTATGTCCTTTGTTTCGTTGCAGGTTTGCTGTCGATGCAGTCctatagaaaaaaaagaaattgcTTTGATGATTAAAACGATTAAAAGAAAGAAAATTTTATGCATAGGAGATGGAGGAAATGATGTTGCTATGATTCAATCAGCAGATATTGGTATTGGTGTTTTAGGAAAAGAAGGAAAACAAGTTGTTCATGATAGTGATATTATTGtttcaaaatttaaaaatataaaaaaattaattcttTATTATGGAAACAACACCTTTTTACAAACATCCTCCTTATGTTCCTTTTTAATCCATAGAGGATTTATATTAACGTATttacaatttatttatagttatatatttttcagtATACCTGTTGCCATTTTTCAAGTaagcattattatatatacacacataaattataattaccTAGATTTAATATATACGTTGATAAATCACgctttatttataataattcaaatatCGCTTTCACacacatgcatacatatatatatgattattCATTTTCCGATTTTTGTAGGGATGGTTACAAATTGGTTATACGACATACTACACGACAACACCATTTTTGTCATTGTTGTTGGACGTTaagataaagaaaaatttaatatacttatatccagagatatacaaaaataaaaaacacaaGAGAAAGTTGGATTTAAAATCGTTTTTTATTATCGTATGGATGTCTATTTTTCAGGtactttatttaatttataagaAGAAACACAATATAATAGAAATTTTACCACAACATACCAAGAAATACaatattgtatttatttatttttaatcatataataatttttttttttttttttttttttttttttttttctaataggGCACTGTTGTTATGCTAGGGGCATTAAAACTCTTTAACGATAATTATAACaatttgataaatatatcattttcttctctAATTCTTTTGGAAATCATGAATATACATTTGGAAGCTGAGTCATggtaaatatacaaaaacacaacaaagaattaaaaaataaattactaaaatatcaaatattttttaacacgCGAATAATTGGACAATTCTATATATTCCAAGtgtatattttcatttcctaatttatttcctaatttatttcctaatttttataatttgtttttttttttttcttttttttttcgtaggCATCCATTAATGATATCAGCAAACATTTGCTCTTTTATTATGTACATTTTTTCCATGTTTATCCTAAGAAATTATTTCGACATTATTCAGATTATGTCGTTTGTATTTTGGTATAAAGTtattttaattgttttatttgCTTGGCTacctttttttataattaaaaaagttaaaaacaTTATAACACCATCACAATTTTTTAAGCTAGCTTAATAAGAAATTCAAATAGCCAAATAAAATAGccaaaacaaaataaaaaaaaaaaaaaaaaaaaaaaaaaaatatatataaaattgtattacACTTTTGTGTGTGAGATTATgcatatgtaatatattttttctttttttttatgaatgttaacaaaataaaaatgttctTTCAATGCGTTTCAAAAtctgtaaaaaaaataaaaaaaaataaaagatatatgtgtgcattattaatattcgcAACTgataattttcctttttttactACGCTAAACTTGTTATTATGTATAGTACATAGTTATGTACGAATGTTTTAtaaagttttaaaaaataaatatatatgtgattACTATAATTAATTCCCTAAAGGAACAATTCAAATAGACGCTAAAGGCTTTTATGAGTAAGAATAACATTGTTGGAATTTTATCTaatgtgtaaaaaaaaaattagtatatagatatatgtgtgtgtataAAGGGCtatatatttacatgtaTGCACATGTAAGggttttttaattatttatttatatttgtatttttaccTAATTCCATATTTCGGTGTTCACGAAATGATGGTATATATTCCCGAGCACTGTGATAAGTAAAATGTTTGAGGTAGGTCGTGTTTTTGTGAAATAAAATTGTTGAATAAGCAGcctaaaaagaaaataataaatttggatacatatatgtgtatatatacattgtCATAATAGGGTGTTGCACTAGTaagtatatacatatatatatatgtgtgaaTATTCTTACCGAAATGTATTTGTTGATATCGTTTTCacatataaacatattttctCCGATCCAAGGATAcgaatttttatatttttttaaaaaatatttttgtttttgattttttaaaagaaatttATGTCTTTTATACATACGAACTATTGTTCTAACTTCTTGGtcatatgtataaaaattattggaTATACAATTTATGAGTAAATGTCGGccttttaataaattatatattggttTTCTTTTACCTACTCTTATTACATGTTTTTTAGTAAATTTTCCCAAAATATTTTCTTgttttatacatttataatctctcattaaaaatttattatttttatcatataatgGATAACATATGCTTTTAGTATTTCTATcatattctatttttttaattaattttttatacactttcttaaattgtttattctttttcaagaatatattactattccATTTGTTTGTATccctaattttttttgttatctCATCTTTGGTTTTCCTTTTTTCATCATCAGTTTCACTTTCTTCATCTTCGATTCCGCTCAAAGCTCTTTCCATTTCTTTTTCCtcatcaaatatatatacggGCTTATGTAGATAAAACGAATAACTTATATAATCTTTGCCATTGTGTTCTTCTTCGCTATCAAATAAGCTACCATCTTCATATTCAGATGTTTCGTCACTATTTTGTGTTTTATCGTTTTCCATAAGATATGTAGAGGTAGACTCTTTATCAGATTTGTTAAttgaatttttatcattttcattcaAAACATCAAATGAGTCACCACCacttaaatatttaatgGATTCTATTTGGTCTAGATCATCGATTTGGTCTAGATCGCCGATTTGGTCTAGATCGCCGATTTGGTCTAGATCACCGATTTGGTCTAGATCACCGATTTGTGAGATTATATCATTTTCGTATTTGTTTGATTCATCTTTTTCAATGTTATTACCGAGGGGGTCCAATAAATTATCATACACATTGTCATTGTCGTTGATTAAGTATTCATCCTTCGCCTTTTCGCCGTATCTTTCCCCATAATTTTCGTCATGATTTCCCCCATAATTTTCCCCATAATTTTCCCCATAATTTTCCCCATAATTTTCCCCATAATTTTCTTCTATTCCGTCATAGGATaccttttcattttcataatttggGGCAATCGACAAATTGTTGCTTGTTTTAGAAATGTTATCTATATTCTGGATATATTCCACTTTTTGGTGGTGATCCGGGGTCATatgttttttgt contains these protein-coding regions:
- a CDS encoding phospholipid-transporting ATPase, putative encodes the protein MVDDEELKKIRFTLSKKWGRIKYFFSCLIYKLFSYFYNKKNKKKDRYINIHGRTYPNFFCDNKLRSTKYSILTFIPLFLFYQFADFLNLFYLCVSLLQIIPIFNTGYVFTFVAPLIFIIFISLINEVVDDLKRFIKDLDVNNEIYYTLLQNGNFKKTYSKDITVGDIILIKSKQRVPADCILLRNLSKDEENAIKIEDNKSFVSFRVNKNSNVYNKKKKKNYYHFNQKFDNALIDDKYNESNNNYSEASNNLLFSENEKSPNGMKEGNYLLKDNVEDSNKVGGKNEDNQKKKKKKKKLRKNGIKKKKNDNKLVFNNNSSNETENYTYVKTDKIDGETDWKIKYPISIFQNLKRLKDFFSIDILFILEHPKNDIYKIEASFVMFKYNQYGEFKTVENNNIGNNINDLNISKLNHISDISNILNNNNNNNNQYRSNSFYALKDTEIHANDANKQIGKYEKDEEEDDEEDDEDDDEDEEDEDDEEDVEDEENEEDVEDEKNNLLKKKEGVENLSYKNLGDGNGNNFNNRSMINFVDSEKYEGNNIGTRNGKVENQLILPGNFGDNQPVCNVFPNEDNYNYYNISYRKKLNYDNFILSNSVITSSDVICMVIYTGRDTRVNMSTQISKVKRGMIDKKLNLITVFLFIILALFSMYMCSTKLNNLWYLNFVRFILLFSSVIPISLSVNLNIAKIYYTLVIQKDKEIQTTIIKNSAIIENFGNVDYIFTDKTGTLTENVMVLKIIHIGLDVIHTENEKSGLQNNMRNKVKKKFNKNVLPYNFEDINEDDVDTNSMHLVSNYSINDRKEKGQNNMIRGDKLSAYNYDIENNRINKNYIQSLRQINTKANAMNQINMNGNGYLDFDSYNERIGSSHMKKNNEIGIEKNYVEDNDNMFFEQSKLGINNIMTSDKRNDLIKRFNNVGNNNDSNNNGSDNHNLNVNNYEQRKKKVEQMVDDYLMNKTDLLDYYNDNIDDVEFLKKHKVFQTFLSFLICNNIRTLTKEHNNNDKEKGKKKKEHKEKDFQKKFYYILNVNRKKKNNNNNNRLNKNDKIIETNTNDNYLYDDDDNNNDNFETNSSEDTETFSYSGISYQCSSPDELAFLKYATNCGFILKKKTASKIEIKYKNIALEYDILLHIPFSSETKRMSVFVRNVKNKNIYFFIKGADNILIKKCHEKYKTFIFEESDHLSSVGLRVLVHGFLNIEEQFFHNFSTLYNQNKDVKGQMEKILDLVEKNIKVLAITGVEDKLQEGVGKTIEMLYNSGIKVWVLTGDKIETAICICKNANIKKKKHNIYIFRHENIKSTSQLIREFNSILNNIDSYVLFFDNIIIQNCIKYIPNAFVDFVANARAVVCCRCSPIEKKEIALMIKTIKRKKILCIGDGGNDVAMIQSADIGIGVLGKEGKQVVHDSDIIVSKFKNIKKLILYYGNNTFLQTSSLCSFLIHRGFILTYLQFIYSYIFFSIPVAIFQGWLQIGYTTYYTTTPFLSLLLDVKIKKNLIYLYPEIYKNKKHKRKLDLKSFFIIVWMSIFQGTVVMLGALKLFNDNYNNLINISFSSLILLEIMNIHLEAESWHPLMISANICSFIMYIFSMFILRNYFDIIQIMSFVFWYKVILIVLFAWLPFFIIKKVKNIITPSQFFKLA